The following nucleotide sequence is from Chrysiogenia bacterium.
CGGGCCGCTTTCCAACGAAGCGGTCGAGGGCATCTACAAAGAGATCATCTCGGCGTGCCTCTCGCTCGAGCGCCCGCTTCGCATCGCCTTCCTTGGGCCGGAGACGACCTTCAGCCACCAGGCCGCGCGCAAGCATTTTGGCACCTGTCCGGAGTTCGCCCCCTGCGAGACCATCGAGGACGTTTTCGGCGCGGTCGAGCGCGGCAACGTCGACTACGGCGTCGTGCCGCTTGAAAATTCGATCGAGGGCTCGGTCAATCCCAGCCTCGACCGGTTCATGGAAACCAGCGCGAAGATCTGCGCCGAGGTCACCGTCGACGTGCACCACCAGTTCCTGCGCCCGCTCAACGCGGCAAAAGACTGCGTGCGCATCTACTCGCACCCGCAGGTGCTCGGGCAGTGCCGGCGCTGGATCCTGCGCAACCACCCGGGCGCAGAGCTCGTGCCGACCAACTCGACCGCGCAGGCCGGGCAGGAAGTCCTCT
It contains:
- the pheA gene encoding prephenate dehydratase, with the translated sequence GPLSNEAVEGIYKEIISACLSLERPLRIAFLGPETTFSHQAARKHFGTCPEFAPCETIEDVFGAVERGNVDYGVVPLENSIEGSVNPSLDRFMETSAKICAEVTVDVHHQFLRPLNAAKDCVRIYSHPQVLGQCRRWILRNHPGAELVPTNSTAQAGQEVLSDRKGGALCSDLTAELLGLKIAARNCEDRSGNRTRFVVIGNQETKPSGRDKTSLVLWVRDEPGILSKILAPFAKAGVSLTEIISRPAGKRAWEYAFFVGIEGHVADKKVAAALKAIAPLCHQVKVLGAYPRAS